AGGATGACCCCGAAGCCGAATAGGTATATCAAGTCAGTCGCGATCGCAGAGAAGCCCGCCTGCTTCAGCAGGACCGTCTTGAACCCATGTACGGCATACGAGAACGGATCGACCCAGGCGATCGAGCGCAGCCATTTGGGAAACGCATTGATCGGGTAGATGGCGCCGCTGGGGAAGAACAACAAAGTGTTAAGGATGCCAAACATGGCGCGCGGCACCAGCGGATCCTCGATGCGCACCATCAGCAGGAACATCATCCCATTGAAGGCCAGGGATGTCGCCGTGATTAGAAGCACCATCTGGAACATCCGGAAGGGATCGAATATCGTTCCAAGTCCGGCAATCAGCGAGCCCATAATAGAAAGCGCAATGCCCGCGAGAATAGCCTTGAGCGCGCCTGCAATATTGAGCCCAAAAATCAACTCCAGCTTGGTGATCGGCGTGACCAGGTAACCCTCGTGCACACCACGCGCCTTGTCGTCGATGTACAACATTCCGCCCCCGATCATGACCGAGACAAACATCGCCAGCGCGATCGACCCCGGTAGCAGGTACTTCATGTACTCGATATACGGGTACAACTCGACGATTTGGAGAGCGATTTTATCGGGCGTGCGCTGCTGTACATCAGGCCGGTTGAGCGCCTGCACCAGTTCGGTCATTTTCGACTCGAGACTGGAACTCATGAACTGGTCGGAGTTATCGACTACAAGTCCAAGTTCGGGCTTTTCTCCCTGGTATACGCGCCTTGAAAATTGCGGCGGGATGATCACTGCGGCGTTCAGCTTGCCCGAACGAACCGCATCTTTAGCGTCCTTTTCATTGTCGTAGTAGACCGGTACGAAGGTTCGAACGTTCGCGGCGACGGCGTCGAATGCTTCCTTTATGCGTACAGCCTGCGGCCCGTGATCTTCGTCGACTAACCCCATGCGGGCGTCGCGAATCTTGCCGCCGAAAGCGTTACCCAGAATGATCAACTGTACCAGCGGAAACACCATCGAGACCAGCATGAGCGTGGGCGAGCGGAAGAACTTCCGCAGCTCGCGCTCGATAATCGCCATCATCCTGGTCATCAGAAACTCCTAAGGCCGCATCCCGGGACGCGGTGGCATCACGAACTGGTAAGCCTTAACGGCTTCGTCGCGCAACTGACGTCCGGTGTAGTGGACGAAAACGTCATCCAGCGTTGTGTTCTGTACGGAAAGCGAGTGGATTTCGACGCCCGCCTTTACCGAGACCTCCACCAAGGCTGTCGTCGTCCGCGACCCGTTACTGGAAAGGACGCGATAGGCACCCGCGCTCTCGGAGTGAACATCCGTGACATCGGGAAGCTGCCGCAATTGCTCTTCCCATCCTGATGGTGGCGACAGGAATTGCACCTCGATCACGTTCGAGCCCGGAACGCTCTGCTTCAGCGCAAGGGGGGTGTTCAGCGCAACCAGTTTTCCATGATCGACAATCGCGATGCGATCACAGAGCCGGTCGGCTTCGTCCATGTAGTGCGTCGTGATCAACATGGTGAGGTGGCGCTGATCCTTGAGCTTGTTGAGCATTTCCCAGACGGCCACGCGCGATACCGGATCGAGGCCGGTCGTCGGCTCGTCGAGGAAGAAAATCTTGGGGTTGTGCACCAGGCCGCGAGCAATTTCCAGCCGTCTCCGCATGCCGCCGGAGAGCGTCTTCGTTTGCGCTTTGCGCCACTTCGCAAGGTCCACCGCTTCCAGCAGGTCGGTAATCCTGCGCGCGCGTTGTTCGGTCGGAACTCCGTAGAGCTTCGCGTAAATCGACAGATTCTCCTCGACGGTCAGATCGATATCGCTGGTCATCGCCTGGGGGATAACGCCGATGCAGTGCCGCGCCTCGTCAGCCTGCGTCGAGACATCAAAGCCCGCGATGTAAGCCTTGCCCGCCGTAATCGGGATCAGCGTGGTCATCATCCGGATCAGTGTTGATTTACCCGCGCCGTTTGGTCCGAGCAGGCCGAAGATCTCGCCGTCA
This genomic interval from Terriglobia bacterium contains the following:
- a CDS encoding ABC transporter permease — protein: MTRMMAIIERELRKFFRSPTLMLVSMVFPLVQLIILGNAFGGKIRDARMGLVDEDHGPQAVRIKEAFDAVAANVRTFVPVYYDNEKDAKDAVRSGKLNAAVIIPPQFSRRVYQGEKPELGLVVDNSDQFMSSSLESKMTELVQALNRPDVQQRTPDKIALQIVELYPYIEYMKYLLPGSIALAMFVSVMIGGGMLYIDDKARGVHEGYLVTPITKLELIFGLNIAGALKAILAGIALSIMGSLIAGLGTIFDPFRMFQMVLLITATSLAFNGMMFLLMVRIEDPLVPRAMFGILNTLLFFPSGAIYPINAFPKWLRSIAWVDPFSYAVHGFKTVLLKQAGFSAIATDLIYLFGFGVILLLIAVPLFKRTL
- a CDS encoding ATP-binding cassette domain-containing protein → MTPFFSKKTSASPHQKDVAIAVDHIVKRYGDFTAVDDISFEVHDGEIFGLLGPNGAGKSTLIRMMTTLIPITAGKAYIAGFDVSTQADEARHCIGVIPQAMTSDIDLTVEENLSIYAKLYGVPTEQRARRITDLLEAVDLAKWRKAQTKTLSGGMRRRLEIARGLVHNPKIFFLDEPTTGLDPVSRVAVWEMLNKLKDQRHLTMLITTHYMDEADRLCDRIAIVDHGKLVALNTPLALKQSVPGSNVIEVQFLSPPSGWEEQLRQLPDVTDVHSESAGAYRVLSSNGSRTTTALVEVSVKAGVEIHSLSVQNTTLDDVFVHYTGRQLRDEAVKAYQFVMPPRPGMRP